Proteins encoded within one genomic window of Amycolatopsis nigrescens CSC17Ta-90:
- a CDS encoding ABC transporter ATP-binding protein, whose amino-acid sequence MATGELAGRWQNLRVLWTFVRPHRLTLMVGLLLGLGTTGATLATPMVTKWVLDGLGSGVSIAPAVWLLVALLVAGSALGLLQWVLLGTLAERIVLEARSSMVRRLFRVRVGELAKRSGGEFVTRVTSDTVLLREAAANSVVQAVNGVVALAGALVLMAALDWVLLATTVGALVVVGFVVGVLMPPIAKAQQDAQAAVGRLGGVLEGALRAIRTVKASRAEGRESSRILDEAQESAKQSVRAVRIEAIAWTVAGAGIQLAILLILALGAWRVSAGVLAVSSLVAFLLYAFQVMEPVTTLTQTVTQLQSGIAAAARIREVESMEVEHAGETTSFGRTVDRAPVLSFREVTARYAPGAEPALRGVSLDVPRTGHTAIVGPSGAGKTTMFSLMLRFLQPESGQLTLDGVPFEQWSLSDVRKRIVYVEQDTPLVPGTLRENLAYTYPEAGDDAIWAALRAVRLADRATALPDGLDTPLSGAVLSGGERQRIALARALVGEPEILLLDEATAQLDGLTEAAVHDAIDRVSARGAVITIAHRLSTVLDADQILVLENGIFRARGTHNELLATDALYRDLVAALRIAAVA is encoded by the coding sequence ATGGCTACCGGAGAACTGGCCGGGAGATGGCAGAACCTGCGCGTGCTGTGGACCTTCGTGCGACCGCATCGGCTGACCCTCATGGTCGGGCTGCTGCTCGGCCTCGGTACCACCGGCGCGACGCTGGCGACGCCGATGGTGACGAAATGGGTGCTGGACGGCCTCGGCTCCGGCGTCTCCATCGCGCCGGCGGTCTGGCTGCTGGTCGCCCTGCTGGTGGCGGGTTCGGCGCTCGGCCTGCTGCAGTGGGTGCTGCTGGGCACGCTGGCCGAGCGGATCGTGCTGGAGGCCCGCAGTTCGATGGTCCGGCGGCTGTTCCGGGTCCGGGTCGGAGAGCTGGCCAAGCGCTCCGGCGGCGAGTTCGTCACCAGGGTCACCTCGGATACGGTGCTGCTGCGGGAGGCCGCGGCGAACAGCGTGGTGCAGGCGGTCAACGGGGTGGTCGCGCTGGCCGGCGCGCTGGTGCTGATGGCCGCGCTGGACTGGGTGCTGCTAGCTACCACGGTCGGCGCGCTGGTCGTGGTCGGGTTCGTGGTCGGGGTGCTGATGCCGCCGATCGCGAAGGCACAGCAGGACGCCCAGGCCGCGGTGGGCAGGCTCGGCGGAGTGCTGGAAGGCGCGCTGCGCGCGATCCGCACGGTGAAGGCGAGCCGGGCCGAGGGTCGGGAAAGCTCGCGCATCCTGGACGAGGCGCAGGAGTCGGCGAAGCAGAGCGTTCGCGCGGTGCGGATCGAGGCGATCGCGTGGACGGTGGCCGGGGCGGGGATCCAGCTGGCGATCCTGCTCATCCTGGCGCTGGGCGCCTGGCGGGTGAGTGCGGGCGTGCTCGCGGTGTCCAGCCTGGTCGCCTTCCTGCTCTACGCCTTCCAGGTGATGGAGCCGGTCACCACGCTGACCCAGACGGTCACCCAGCTGCAGTCCGGAATCGCGGCCGCGGCCAGGATCCGCGAGGTGGAGAGCATGGAGGTGGAGCACGCGGGGGAGACCACGTCCTTCGGCCGGACGGTCGACCGCGCCCCGGTGCTCTCCTTCCGCGAGGTGACCGCGCGGTACGCGCCCGGTGCCGAGCCCGCGCTGCGGGGCGTGAGCTTGGACGTGCCGCGCACCGGGCACACCGCCATCGTCGGGCCGTCCGGCGCCGGGAAGACGACGATGTTCTCGCTGATGCTGCGTTTCCTCCAGCCGGAGAGCGGGCAGCTGACCCTGGACGGCGTCCCGTTCGAGCAGTGGTCACTTTCGGACGTGCGCAAGCGGATCGTCTACGTGGAGCAGGACACCCCGCTGGTGCCCGGCACTCTGCGTGAAAATCTCGCGTACACCTATCCGGAGGCCGGAGACGACGCGATCTGGGCCGCGCTGCGGGCGGTCCGGCTGGCCGATCGCGCCACCGCCCTGCCCGACGGGCTGGACACCCCGCTGTCGGGTGCGGTGCTTTCCGGTGGTGAGCGGCAGCGGATCGCGCTCGCGCGGGCGCTGGTCGGCGAGCCGGAGATCCTGCTGCTGGACGAGGCGACCGCGCAGCTGGACGGGCTGACCGAGGCCGCGGTGCACGACGCGATCGACCGGGTTTCCGCGCGAGGCGCGGTGATCACCATCGCGCACCGACTGTCCACAGTGCTCGATGCGGACCAGATTCTGGTGCTGGAGAACGGAATCTTCCGCGCTCGGGGTACGCACAACGAACTGCTCGCGACCGACGCGCTCTATCGGGATCTCGTCGCGGCGCTTCGGATCGCGGCCGTGGCTTGA
- a CDS encoding nucleobase:cation symporter-2 family protein, with protein MSTAVEPHPVDRKPPPLQLVIGGIQHVAAMYAGVVAPPLIIGAAVGLSPGQLSLLISASLFTAGLATLLQTLGVWRFGARLPLVNGVTFATVAPVLSIAGQHGPQDALGVVYGATLVGGALVVLAAPFFSRLTRFFPPLVTGTVITLIGVSLLPVAVKWISAQQDTAEPSGLLLAGVTLVAVLGFNRFLSGFWSRIALLLGLVVGTLVAWPLGKVDSSTLAEAPAFGIVTPFHFGAPAFDIAAIVSMAIVMLVVMAESTADMLALGEIVDRPTTEKTLADGLRADGLATAVSTVFGGFACTAFAQNVGLVALTRMVSRYVVAASGAVLVLLGVFPVTGGIIALVPQPVLGGAGLVLFGSVTVSGVRTLAKASFDRPANVTIVAASLGIGIIPIAAPEFYAHFPSAVQTVLDSGISAGCVAAVVLNLIFGERARTRAPA; from the coding sequence GTGAGCACGGCAGTCGAGCCACACCCGGTCGATCGGAAACCTCCTCCGCTGCAGCTCGTCATCGGCGGCATCCAGCACGTCGCGGCGATGTACGCCGGGGTGGTCGCGCCGCCGCTGATCATCGGCGCCGCGGTGGGCCTGTCCCCCGGGCAGCTGAGCCTGCTGATCAGCGCGAGCCTGTTCACCGCGGGGCTGGCGACCCTGCTGCAGACCCTCGGCGTGTGGCGGTTCGGCGCCCGGCTGCCACTGGTGAACGGCGTGACCTTCGCGACCGTGGCGCCGGTGCTGTCCATCGCCGGTCAGCACGGGCCGCAGGACGCGCTCGGCGTGGTTTACGGCGCCACGTTGGTCGGCGGCGCGCTGGTGGTGCTGGCCGCGCCGTTCTTCTCGCGGCTGACCCGGTTCTTCCCGCCGCTGGTGACCGGCACGGTGATCACCCTGATCGGTGTCTCGCTGCTGCCGGTGGCGGTCAAGTGGATCTCCGCCCAGCAGGACACGGCCGAACCGTCCGGGCTGCTGCTGGCCGGTGTCACGCTGGTCGCGGTGCTCGGGTTCAACCGGTTCCTCAGCGGTTTCTGGAGCCGGATCGCGCTGCTGCTCGGCCTGGTGGTCGGCACGCTGGTGGCCTGGCCGCTGGGCAAGGTGGACTCGTCGACGCTGGCCGAGGCGCCCGCCTTCGGCATCGTCACCCCGTTCCACTTCGGCGCACCGGCGTTCGACATCGCGGCGATCGTGTCGATGGCCATCGTGATGCTGGTGGTGATGGCCGAAAGCACCGCGGACATGCTGGCACTGGGCGAGATCGTGGACCGGCCGACCACCGAGAAGACACTGGCCGACGGGCTGCGCGCGGACGGCCTCGCCACCGCGGTGAGCACCGTGTTCGGCGGTTTCGCCTGCACCGCCTTCGCGCAGAACGTCGGGCTGGTCGCGCTGACCAGGATGGTGAGCCGGTACGTGGTCGCGGCCAGCGGTGCCGTGCTGGTGCTGCTCGGGGTGTTCCCGGTGACCGGCGGCATCATCGCGCTGGTGCCGCAGCCGGTGCTCGGCGGCGCCGGGCTGGTGCTCTTCGGCAGCGTCACGGTGAGCGGAGTGCGCACACTGGCCAAGGCATCCTTCGACCGGCCGGCGAACGTGACCATCGTGGCCGCGTCGCTGGGCATCGGGATCATCCCGATCGCCGCACCCGAGTTCTACGCGCATTTCCCGTCCGCGGTGCAGACCGTGCTCGACTCCGGGATCAGCGCGGGTTGTGTGGCCGCGGTGGTGCTCAACCTGATTTTCGGGGAGCGGGCCCGCACTCGTGCCCCGGCCTGA
- the pucL gene encoding factor-independent urate hydroxylase, protein MAIKLGPNQYGKAEVRMVTVRRDGDVHQLKDLTVSTSLRGRLEATHLTGDNADVVATDTQKNTVYAFARESPVGEIEDFALRLARHFVGGFEHIEGARVLISEHGWNRIQVDGRPHEHAFSGAGDESRTTAVTVQGDQAWVVSGLTGLVVLKSTGSEFHGFPRDEYTTLAETDDRILATAVTARWRYAGGDVDWRESFTEIRRIMLETFATKHSLSLQQTLYAMGEAVLQSRPEVAEVRLSLPNKHHFLVNLEPFGLTNDNEVFYAADRPYGLIEGSVLRDDAPDPGLAWHTLPTF, encoded by the coding sequence TTGGCAATCAAGTTGGGGCCCAACCAATACGGCAAGGCCGAGGTCCGCATGGTCACGGTGCGGCGCGACGGCGACGTGCACCAGCTCAAGGACCTCACCGTGTCCACCTCGCTGCGCGGCAGGCTCGAAGCCACCCACCTCACCGGCGACAACGCCGACGTGGTCGCGACCGACACGCAGAAGAACACCGTGTACGCCTTCGCCAGGGAGAGCCCGGTCGGCGAGATCGAGGACTTCGCCCTGCGACTGGCCAGGCATTTCGTCGGCGGGTTCGAGCACATCGAAGGCGCCCGCGTGCTGATCTCCGAGCACGGCTGGAACCGGATCCAGGTGGACGGCCGGCCGCACGAGCACGCGTTCTCCGGCGCCGGCGACGAGTCGCGCACCACCGCGGTCACCGTGCAGGGCGACCAGGCATGGGTGGTCTCCGGGCTGACCGGGCTGGTGGTGCTCAAGTCGACCGGCTCGGAGTTCCACGGCTTCCCCCGCGACGAGTACACCACGCTGGCCGAGACCGACGACCGGATCCTGGCCACCGCGGTCACCGCGCGCTGGCGCTACGCCGGCGGGGACGTGGACTGGCGCGAAAGTTTCACCGAGATCCGCCGGATCATGCTGGAGACCTTCGCCACCAAGCACAGTCTTTCCTTGCAGCAGACGCTTTACGCGATGGGCGAGGCGGTGCTCCAGTCCCGGCCGGAGGTCGCGGAGGTCCGCCTTTCGCTGCCGAACAAGCACCATTTCCTGGTGAACCTCGAGCCGTTCGGGCTGACCAACGACAACGAGGTCTTCTACGCGGCCGACCGTCCCTACGGCCTGATCGAGGGCAGCGTCCTCCGCGACGACGCCCCCGACCCCGGCCTCGCCTGGCACACCCTCCCCACCTTCTAG
- the uraH gene encoding hydroxyisourate hydrolase, whose protein sequence is MSLVTTHVLDTTAGRPAKGVPVRLETRSGELVAEGSTDDDGRIRDLGPDSLPAGEYRLVFDTGSYLGEQGFFPEVSVCFRITEPAAHHHVPILLSPFAYSTYRGS, encoded by the coding sequence ATGAGTCTCGTGACCACGCACGTGCTCGACACGACCGCGGGCCGGCCGGCGAAGGGCGTTCCCGTCCGGCTGGAAACGCGGTCCGGCGAACTCGTCGCCGAGGGCAGCACCGACGACGACGGCCGGATCCGCGACCTCGGCCCGGACAGCCTGCCCGCCGGGGAGTACCGGCTGGTCTTCGACACCGGGTCCTACCTGGGTGAGCAGGGGTTCTTCCCGGAGGTCAGCGTGTGCTTCCGGATCACCGAACCGGCCGCGCACCACCACGTGCCGATCCTGCTCAGCCCGTTCGCCTACTCGACCTACCGAGGGAGCTGA
- the uraD gene encoding 2-oxo-4-hydroxy-4-carboxy-5-ureidoimidazoline decarboxylase, giving the protein MTLAEFNSAALPRAEALLSACLDVPRWVRAVLAGRPYADHARLREAAEAATPLRAEEISAAIAAHPRIGEKAAPEQAAAGWSRSEQSGVDDSAAELFKQANAEYEQRFGQVYLVCASGRSGEELLADLRARLGNDQDTELLVAGRELAKIALLRLEKAVR; this is encoded by the coding sequence ATGACACTGGCCGAGTTCAACTCCGCGGCCCTGCCCCGGGCCGAAGCCCTGCTCAGCGCCTGCCTGGACGTGCCGCGCTGGGTGCGCGCGGTGCTGGCCGGGCGGCCGTACGCCGACCACGCGCGACTGCGGGAAGCCGCGGAAGCCGCCACTCCACTGCGCGCCGAGGAGATCAGCGCGGCCATCGCCGCGCACCCCAGGATCGGCGAGAAGGCCGCGCCGGAGCAGGCAGCCGCCGGCTGGTCGCGCTCGGAGCAGTCCGGTGTGGACGATTCGGCGGCGGAACTGTTCAAGCAGGCCAACGCCGAGTACGAGCAGCGGTTCGGCCAGGTCTACCTGGTCTGCGCGAGCGGGCGGTCCGGCGAGGAGCTGCTGGCCGACCTGCGCGCCAGGCTCGGCAACGACCAGGACACCGAACTGCTGGTCGCCGGCCGCGAGCTGGCGAAGATCGCGTTGCTACGACTGGAAAAGGCGGTCCGATGA
- a CDS encoding helix-turn-helix domain-containing protein: protein MELEAEFTSEPFRGEGEPPAHAVRAHEAAAEAGLHTDFGPLGTSARGDADRLLDALPSIARAALDGGATRFTLRLHSGTEPRPAGATGSPSSVLDGLIREVESELGAALAELDRPGKQRAVRLLEERGAFQLRKSAALVAEALGVTRFTVYNYLNRETP, encoded by the coding sequence GTGGAACTGGAAGCGGAGTTCACCAGCGAGCCCTTCCGCGGCGAAGGCGAGCCGCCGGCGCATGCCGTACGGGCGCACGAAGCCGCCGCGGAAGCCGGGCTGCACACCGATTTCGGCCCGCTGGGCACCTCGGCCCGCGGGGATGCCGACCGGCTGCTCGACGCGCTGCCGTCGATCGCCCGCGCGGCGCTGGACGGCGGCGCGACCCGGTTCACCCTGCGACTGCACAGCGGCACCGAGCCCCGGCCCGCGGGCGCTACGGGGTCACCGTCGAGCGTCCTGGACGGGCTGATCCGCGAAGTGGAGTCCGAACTCGGGGCCGCGCTCGCCGAGCTTGACCGTCCCGGCAAGCAGCGCGCGGTCCGACTGCTGGAGGAGCGCGGCGCGTTTCAGCTGCGTAAATCCGCGGCGCTGGTGGCCGAAGCGCTCGGCGTCACCCGGTTCACCGTGTACAACTACCTGAACCGGGAGACCCCGTGA
- a CDS encoding hydroxypyruvate isomerase family protein → MSAIPGTRHSLHYDVNLSILFTELPVPERPAAARAAGFDAVEFWWPFDVAVPGDRAVSEFERAVTDAGVDLVGLNFFAGDMPGGDRGLVSWPGRESEFSDSVQLAVGLAERLGCRTFNALYGNRVDGADPAAQDELALSNLDFAAREAAGIGAKLVLEPLSGASRYPLLTAADAVAVLDKLGRENVLLLADLYHLAVNGDDLDAVIAEHTPRIGHVQIADVPGRNQPGTGALDIEGHLAALEAAGYHGFAGLEYKPTGASDQSFDWLPRERRGTS, encoded by the coding sequence TTGAGCGCTATACCCGGGACACGTCACTCCCTGCACTACGACGTGAACCTGTCCATCCTGTTCACCGAGCTGCCCGTGCCCGAGCGACCGGCGGCCGCCCGCGCGGCCGGGTTCGACGCCGTGGAGTTCTGGTGGCCCTTCGACGTCGCGGTGCCCGGCGACCGCGCGGTGTCGGAGTTCGAACGAGCGGTCACCGACGCCGGGGTCGACCTGGTGGGGCTGAACTTCTTCGCCGGTGACATGCCCGGCGGCGATCGCGGGCTGGTGTCATGGCCCGGCCGGGAGAGCGAGTTCTCCGACAGCGTGCAACTGGCCGTCGGGCTAGCCGAACGGCTCGGCTGCCGCACCTTCAACGCGTTGTACGGCAACCGGGTGGACGGCGCGGACCCGGCCGCGCAGGACGAGCTGGCACTGTCCAATTTGGACTTCGCGGCGCGCGAGGCGGCCGGGATCGGCGCCAAGCTGGTACTCGAACCGCTCTCCGGTGCGTCCCGCTACCCGCTGCTCACCGCGGCCGACGCGGTGGCCGTGCTGGACAAGCTCGGCCGCGAGAACGTGCTGCTGCTCGCCGACCTCTACCACCTGGCCGTGAACGGGGACGACCTGGACGCGGTGATCGCCGAGCACACACCGCGGATCGGCCACGTGCAGATCGCGGACGTGCCGGGCCGGAACCAGCCCGGTACCGGCGCACTGGACATCGAAGGTCATCTCGCCGCCCTCGAAGCTGCCGGATATCACGGCTTCGCGGGCCTGGAGTACAAGCCGACCGGCGCGAGCGACCAGTCCTTCGACTGGCTGCCGCGGGAGCGAAGGGGAACTTCATGA
- a CDS encoding 2-hydroxy-3-oxopropionate reductase yields MSKIGFIGLGIMGGPMSAHLVAAGHDVSGYDVGADALARLVDQGGHGATGVADAVDGAEIVITMLPNHPQVEEVVLGDGGVLDTAKRGTLLIDMSTIRPETSVAVAQAAQDNGIRVLDAPVSGGEAGAKQAALSIMVGGEAADFAAAQPIFDVLGKTIVHVGPHGAGQVVKAANQLLVGGIYGLVGEAIVLMEASGVDAGIGLDVLAGGLAANRILDLKRESMVARQFQPGFRIDLHHKDMGIALAAARQADVALPLTGLVAQLVASARAMGHGSLDHSALLKVTEELSGRAQKEG; encoded by the coding sequence ATGAGCAAGATCGGATTCATCGGGCTCGGCATCATGGGCGGGCCGATGTCGGCGCACCTGGTGGCCGCCGGGCACGACGTGAGCGGCTACGACGTTGGCGCGGACGCGCTGGCCAGGCTGGTGGACCAGGGCGGCCACGGCGCCACCGGGGTCGCCGACGCGGTGGACGGCGCGGAGATCGTGATCACCATGCTGCCGAACCACCCGCAGGTGGAGGAGGTGGTGCTCGGCGACGGCGGCGTGCTGGACACGGCCAAGCGCGGCACGCTGCTGATCGACATGAGCACGATCCGCCCGGAGACCTCGGTGGCGGTGGCGCAGGCCGCGCAGGACAACGGGATTCGCGTGCTGGACGCGCCCGTGTCCGGTGGTGAGGCCGGCGCCAAGCAGGCCGCACTGTCCATTATGGTCGGTGGCGAGGCCGCCGATTTCGCGGCCGCGCAGCCGATCTTCGACGTCCTCGGCAAGACCATCGTGCACGTCGGCCCGCATGGCGCCGGGCAGGTGGTGAAGGCGGCGAACCAACTGCTGGTCGGCGGGATCTACGGGCTGGTCGGCGAGGCCATCGTGCTGATGGAGGCCTCCGGCGTGGATGCCGGGATCGGCCTCGACGTGCTGGCCGGCGGGCTGGCCGCGAACCGGATCCTGGACCTCAAGCGCGAGTCCATGGTGGCAAGGCAGTTCCAGCCCGGCTTCCGGATCGACCTGCACCACAAGGACATGGGCATCGCGCTGGCCGCCGCCAGGCAGGCCGACGTGGCGCTGCCGCTGACCGGCCTGGTCGCCCAGCTCGTTGCCTCGGCCCGCGCGATGGGGCACGGCTCGCTGGACCACTCGGCGTTGCTGAAGGTCACCGAAGAGCTTTCCGGCCGAGCGCAGAAGGAAGGCTGA
- the gcl gene encoding glyoxylate carboligase codes for MQAVVQVLASEGVDTVFGCPGAAILPLYQALQGSGIEHLVVRHEEGATHMADGWARTNGNVGVAIGTSGPAGTNMITGLYTAQADSIPIICITGQADSRKLHTEAFQAVDIVEIAKPVTKWAVQAKEAAQLPWLFREAFRIARSGRPGPVLIDLPIDIQKQEIEWDASIDAPLPVTVPTPAPARVERALDMLLAAERPLILAGGGVVIGEAEVQLRALAELLGVPVQVTLMGKGSFPEDHELFSGMAGIQTSQRYANAAFLEADLVLALGARFGDRHTGALEVYRGERKFIQVDIEPTQLGKVFGPDLGIVSDTKAFLNALLAVAEDRQVTPGFSPWVRRVNELKELLPRREDFEDTPIKAPRVFKEINEFYGAETYFVTAIGLYQIWSGQFQRAHLPRHYQVCGQAGPLGWEIPAAIGVKKARPDAEVVGVVGDYSFQFLVEELAVAAQYDVPFVLIMLNNEYLGLIRQAERGYDMNFQVDIHYDSHGTDNVKIMEAYGCSGTRVVEPAEIQPSLEWARKEAERTNRPVLVEIMIEREANAAMGVALDSVVEFEPAP; via the coding sequence ATGCAGGCCGTGGTCCAGGTGCTCGCCAGCGAGGGGGTGGACACCGTGTTCGGCTGCCCCGGTGCCGCGATCCTCCCGCTGTACCAAGCGCTTCAGGGCAGCGGCATCGAGCACCTCGTGGTCCGCCACGAAGAGGGCGCCACCCACATGGCGGACGGCTGGGCGCGCACGAACGGCAACGTCGGCGTTGCCATCGGCACCTCCGGGCCGGCCGGCACGAACATGATCACCGGGCTGTACACCGCGCAGGCCGACTCCATTCCGATCATCTGCATCACCGGCCAGGCGGACTCGCGGAAACTGCACACCGAGGCGTTCCAGGCGGTGGACATCGTGGAGATCGCCAAGCCGGTGACGAAATGGGCGGTGCAGGCCAAGGAGGCGGCCCAGCTGCCGTGGCTGTTCCGCGAGGCGTTCCGGATCGCCAGGTCCGGGCGGCCGGGGCCGGTGCTGATCGACCTGCCGATCGACATCCAGAAGCAGGAGATCGAGTGGGACGCCAGTATCGACGCCCCGTTGCCGGTCACCGTGCCCACGCCGGCCCCGGCCCGCGTCGAACGCGCGCTGGACATGCTGCTCGCCGCCGAACGGCCGCTGATCCTGGCCGGTGGCGGGGTGGTGATCGGCGAGGCCGAGGTGCAGCTGCGCGCGCTGGCCGAGTTGCTCGGTGTGCCGGTCCAGGTCACCCTGATGGGCAAGGGAAGCTTCCCCGAGGACCACGAGCTGTTCTCCGGTATGGCCGGAATCCAGACTTCGCAGCGGTACGCGAACGCGGCCTTCCTGGAGGCCGATCTGGTGCTCGCGCTGGGTGCTCGGTTCGGCGACCGGCACACCGGCGCGCTGGAGGTGTACCGGGGTGAGCGGAAGTTCATCCAGGTGGACATCGAGCCCACCCAGCTCGGCAAGGTGTTCGGGCCCGACCTCGGCATCGTCTCCGACACCAAGGCTTTCCTGAACGCGCTGCTCGCCGTGGCCGAGGACCGGCAGGTCACCCCGGGCTTCTCGCCGTGGGTGCGGCGGGTAAACGAGCTGAAGGAGCTGCTGCCGCGCCGCGAGGACTTCGAGGACACGCCGATCAAGGCACCGCGGGTGTTCAAGGAGATCAACGAGTTCTACGGCGCGGAGACCTACTTCGTCACCGCGATCGGGCTGTACCAGATCTGGTCCGGCCAGTTCCAGCGCGCGCACCTGCCCCGGCACTACCAGGTGTGCGGGCAGGCCGGCCCGCTCGGCTGGGAGATCCCGGCCGCGATCGGGGTGAAGAAGGCCCGCCCGGACGCCGAGGTGGTCGGGGTGGTCGGCGACTACTCGTTCCAGTTCCTGGTCGAGGAGCTGGCGGTGGCCGCCCAGTACGACGTGCCGTTCGTGCTGATCATGCTGAACAACGAGTACCTCGGGCTGATCCGGCAGGCCGAGCGCGGCTACGACATGAACTTCCAGGTGGACATCCACTACGACAGCCACGGCACGGACAACGTCAAGATCATGGAGGCGTACGGCTGCTCCGGCACCCGCGTGGTGGAGCCGGCGGAGATCCAGCCGTCGCTGGAGTGGGCGCGCAAGGAGGCCGAGCGGACCAACCGCCCGGTGCTGGTGGAGATCATGATCGAGCGGGAGGCGAACGCGGCCATGGGCGTCGCCCTCGACTCCGTGGTCGAGTTCGAACCCGCCCCTTGA